In Longimicrobium sp., the genomic window CTCCGCGTCTCCGCGGCTCTGCGTGATTTCTACGCCGCCGCACCGGCCGCCTGCTCCTCGGCCTCGGATTCCGGCGACGTGAGCTCGTCGTGCACGCAGCGGTTGATGTGCGTGGCCATCACGTCCAGCTGCGAGCGGCTGGGCACCTCGGCGCCGGGATCGGGAAGCTGCAGCGGGAATGGCGCGCCCTCGGGAACCGGGATGAGGTGCACGTGGAAGTGGAACACGTCCTGGCCGCCGTCGGCGCCGTTGGCGCTGAACAGGTTCACCGCGCGGCACCCGGTGGCCTTCCGCAGCCCGGGAAGGATGCGGCGGGCGACCGCGAAGGTGCGCGCCGCCAGCTCCTCGGGAACGTAGAACAGGTTCTTGTAGTGCGCCTTGGGCACCAGCAGCACGTGGCCGGGGTGCAGCGGCTGGATGTCGAGGAAGGCGATGATGTCGTCGTCCTCGTGGATGATGCTCACCATCTCGTCGCCGCCGATGATGCGGCAGAAGACGCAGGTGGGGTTCTCGTTGGGGTTCGAGGCCACGGATCCTCCCGGCGGTTCAGGTCGCGTGCGAATTCGCCCCCGCGGGGGTGCAAGAGGCAGGCCCCGGACGGGGCGGACGAGGCAGATGGGCTTACATCCACCGAACTGCCACGCACTTGCCAGATGCGGGGGCCGCGACGAAATTCCGCGCTTCTGTTCCGCCGCACCCATCGCGCATCTCACCACACGCAATGCCGACGAACTCCGCCGCCGGGGCTGGCGCCACCGTCACCCCCGTCTTCCCGCTCATCCTCCTGGAAACCATGCGCGACATGGATCGCCCGGAGGAGTACCTGGAGGGGGAGAACATCGCGGTCAGCATGCCGCGGCGGCTGGGGCTGAGCGACGTGGTGTTCACGCAGATCCACCGCTTCAGGGACGAGGTGAAGCGGAAGCGGATGCAGCACCCCGACGTGGTGGCCGACCTCATCCGCCTGGTGATCCGCCGCCCCGACGCCGACGAGATCTTCGAGGAGGCGGGCCGGCGCGTGGCGCGCCACGCCTGGGGCGAGCGCTCAGGCACCTTCCGGCGGATGGTGCGCTGGCTGCCGCAGGGCGCCAAGCAGCGCTCGGCGCGCAAGGCCGCCCGCCGGCTCTTCCGCCAGCTGGCCGGCAACGGCGACATGAGCGTGGCCATCAAGCCGGTGGCGCTCAGCATCACCGGCTCCATCACCGGGACGGCCGATCCCGGCGGCGCGGCGTGCGCCTTCTACGGCGGCGCGCTCTCGGAGCTGGTCACGCAGTACACCGGCCGCAAGCACTCCAGCCGCCACGACCGCTGCGAGGCGCGCGGAGGGAAGACCTGCGAGTGGGTGACGCAGGTGATTTCATAGACGA contains:
- a CDS encoding HIT family protein; translation: MASNPNENPTCVFCRIIGGDEMVSIIHEDDDIIAFLDIQPLHPGHVLLVPKAHYKNLFYVPEELAARTFAVARRILPGLRKATGCRAVNLFSANGADGGQDVFHFHVHLIPVPEGAPFPLQLPDPGAEVPSRSQLDVMATHINRCVHDELTSPESEAEEQAAGAAA